One segment of Ziziphus jujuba cultivar Dongzao chromosome 12, ASM3175591v1 DNA contains the following:
- the LOC107429111 gene encoding fe(2+) transport protein 1 → MAFCIKLHRIAHLLLLLLLLLLLSFTSLTLGADMPSETRPQCAKLHGGCHDKTQALKLKLIAIGSILLTSMIGVCLPIFSRSVPALQPDKDLFVLVKAFASGVILATGYMHVLPDSFDCLRSDCLPEYPWKKFPFTTFAAMLSAVATLMLDSFSMSFYKRRFPAADNSNHVEISVELESVGHGDKNIEKEVDEKGFVQLLRHRVVAQVLEVGIVVHSVVIGLSMGASDNPCTIRPLIAALCFHQMFEGMGLGGCILMAEYGSKMKATMVFFFSTTTPFGIALGIGLSDVYRENSPTALIVVGLLNAISAGLLNYMALVDLLASDFMGPKLQSNVKLQMLAYFAVLLGAGGMSLMAKWA, encoded by the exons ATGGCATTTTGTATCAAACTCCATAGAATtgctcatcttcttcttcttcttctcctcctcctcttgctctcATTCACTTCTCTAACTCTGGGGGCAGATATGCCATCTGAAACTCGGCCTCAATGTGCGAAACTCCATGGAGGATGCCATGACAAAACGCAGGCTTTGAAGTTGAAGCTCATTGCCATTGGTTCCATACTATTAACCAGCATGATCGGAGTCTGTCTGCCGATATTTTCTCGTTCGGTTCCCGCTCTTCAACCCGATAAGGATTTGTTCGTGTTGGTTAAAGCATTCGCTTCCGGTGTGATTCTAGCAACCGGGTACATGCATGTGTTGCCGGATTCTTTTGATTGTTTGAGATCGGATTGTCTTCCTGAATATCCTTGGAAGAAGTTCCCCTTCACCACGTTCGCCGCCATGCTATCGGCCGTGGCGACTCTAATGTTGGATTCGTTTTCGATGAGTTTTTATAAGAGACGTTTTCCTGCTGCCGATAATAGTAATCATGTTGAAATTAGCGTAGAATTGGAGAGTGTTGGACATGGTGATAAGAACATTGAGAAGGAGGTCGATGAAAAAGGTTTCGTACAATTGCTAAGGCATCGTGTGGTGGCTCag GTTTTAGAGGTAGGAATAGTAGTGCACTCGGTAGTAATCGGATTGTCAATGGGGGCGTCTGACAATCCATGCACAATCCGGCCACTGATAGCTGCTCTGTGTTTCCATCAAATGTTTGAAGGTATGGGTTTAGGAGGTTGCATACTAATGGCAGAATATGGAAGCAAGATGAAAGCAACAATGGTGTTTTTCTTCTCAACCACAACTCCATTTGGGATTGCCTTGGGAATTGGATTGTCAGATGTGTATAGAGAAAATAGCCCAACAGCTCTTATTGTGGTGGGTCTACTAAATGCTATATCAGCTGGGCTACTGAATTATATGGCATTGGTGGATCTGTTAGCTTCTGATTTTATGGGTCCTAAACTTCAATCAAATGTAAAGCTCCAAATGTTGGCATATTTTGCGGTTCTTTTGGGTGCCGGAGGTATGTCATTGATGGCAAAATGGGCCTAA